A genomic region of Sylvia atricapilla isolate bSylAtr1 chromosome 19, bSylAtr1.pri, whole genome shotgun sequence contains the following coding sequences:
- the BBLN gene encoding bublin coiled-coil protein, with translation MSGPNGDPHVLGGGTGDDSDGGDTFEEEEYAAINSMLDQINSCLDHLEEKNDHLHICLKELLESNRQTRLEFQQQSKQLNTGADVQGSQPPA, from the exons aTGTCGGGGCCCAACGGAGACCCGCACGTGTTGGGCGGCGGCACCGGCGACGACAGCGATGGCGGGGACACCTTCGAGGAGGAAG AATATGCAGCAATAAACTCCATGCTGGACCAGATCAACTCCTGCTTGGATCACCTGGAGGAGAAGAATGATCACCTACACATCTGCTTGAAGGAACTGCTGGAGTCCAACCGTCAGACCCGGCTGGagttccagcagcagagcaagcaGCTGAACACGGGAGCTGATGTGCAGGGATCCCAGCCTCCTGCCTAG
- the PTGES2 gene encoding prostaglandin E synthase 2, whose product MAGACRAWRLGALLLPPAWRLRAPGRAFGAAAGRGGSGGGGRLMLGAAFALGGSAGLCLAARQRLREHSAAELPAGSLQLTLYQYKTCPFCSKVRAFLDYHGLPYEIVEVNPIMRREIKFSSYRKVPILLANAGSPLQLNDSSVIISAIKTYLISRRNSLEEIVSYYPPVKTVTEKGKEVLEYENKYWLMLDDKETKRVYPVKEVRVEEMKWRKWADDWLVHLISPNVYRTPKEALASFDYIVREGKFGTLEGLFAKYVGAVAMFFVSKRLKKRHQLRDDVREDLYEAVNEWVKAVGKNRLFMGGNQPNLADLAVYGVLRVMEGLEAFDDMMVHTNIQPWYQRMEEVIQKTGVTI is encoded by the exons ATGGCGGGTGCCTGCCGAGCGTGGCGGCTTGgagcgctgctgctgccgccaGCCTGGCGGCTGCGGGCCCCGGGACGAGCCTTCGGCGCCGCGGCGGGACGGGGAGGCAGCGGCGGTGGCGGCCGCCTGATGCTGGGCGCTGCATTCGCGCTGGGCGGCAGCGCCGGGCTGTGCCTGGCGGCGCGGCAGCGCCTGCGAGAGCACTCGGCCGCTGAG ctgcctgcagggagccTGCAGCTCACTCTCTACCAGTATAAAACCTGTCCTTTCTGCAGCAAAGTCCGAGCATTTCTTGATTATCATGGACTGCCCTATGAAATTGTGGAAGTGAACCCGATCATGAGGAGAGAGATTAAATTCTCTTCCTACAGAAAGGTGCCCATCCTGCTTGCCAACGCTGGGAGCCCTCTG CAATTGAACGACTCCTCAGTGATAATCAGTGCAATAAAGACCTATCTTATTTCCAG GAGGAATAGCTTAGAAGAAATTGTGTCCTATTATCCACCTGTTAAAACGGTGACTGAGAAAGGCAAGGAGGTGCTTGAGTATGAGAATAAATACTGGCTCATGCTGGATGACAAGGAGACAAAAAGAGTCTACCCTGTCAAAGAAGTGAGAGT GGAAGAAATGAAGTGGAGAAAATGGGCAGATGATTGGCTTGTTCACCTCATCTCCCCCAATGTTTACCGCACCCCCAAAGAAGCCTTGGCATCTTTTGATTACATTGTCCGTGAGGGGAAGTTTGGCACTTTGGAAGGTCTCTTTGCCAAATACGTGGGGGCTGTTGCCATGTTCTTCGTTAGCAAGAGGCTGAAGAAAAG ACACCAGCTTCGAGATGATGTCCGAGAAGATTTGTATGAAGCAGTTAACGAGTGGGTAAAAGCTGTTGGCAAAAATCGACTGTTCATGGGTGGGAACCAGCCAAACCTCGCTGACCTG gcagTGTACGGGGTGCTCCGGGTCATGGAAGGACTGGAAGCCTTTGATGACATGATGGTTCACACCAATATTCAACCTTGGTACCAGCGCATGGAAGAAGTCATTCAAAAAACTGGAGTTACAATCTGA